Genomic window (Jeotgalibacillus haloalkalitolerans):
CGCACTGATGCAGGAGTGGAGTATTTATAACGTTCAGCAGAATAGCACATTTGATGAAGAGGAATTCCGGAATATTGTCCATGGATCCAATCGCATTGAAATACTTTATCCTGCTGAAATTCCGTTCAGTGCTTATCGTGATATTGTGACTTTTGAAAATAATACACTGCCTGAGGATTCATTTGACCGTGTCGTTATTGATGTGTCGGGTCCGGAGGATACACCGTTTACCGTTTACTTTGTCCATTATGATAACAGGGTGGTTTATGAAGGACGTGTAGATTCAACTTATTTTGAGGACCTGAACAGTGTGATTGTGACGAATGCAGCTGCGATTTATACGCCGCTTTTCGCTTACGAAACAGGTGAACGGACGATTTATCTGCCCGTTGAGCGCAGAGAGTACAGTAAGTATCTTTATAAGATGACGACAATTGATATTAACCTTTTCAGACGGGCACTGTTCCAGAATCCTGATGCTGTAGAGTTGAATCAGTTCGGTTCCTCACGTGATCAGTATTTTGATCAGTCATCGAACTTAATGGAGGTTGACCGTAACAATAATACGCTCAGCTATGTGAATCCGTCTGCAGAGCTTTCCACAGTCGGCAGGGCGGGTGAGCTGTTTCAAAAGAGCAGGCGATTTGTCAATGAGCATGAAGGCTGGGTGGATACGTATTACCTGTATGACCTTGATGCGATGGATCAGGAAGTGACTTTCCGCATGCATGAACAGGGACTGCCGGTTTTTAATGATAACGGCGTTGCTGAAATGTATCAGGAGTGGGGAGAGACGAGAATTCATCAGTATGCACGCTCATTTTTAACAAAACAGTTTGAGATTCCGTCTGAGTCCGATACAGTATCACTTGGTTCAGGCTATGATGCCATTGAAGCCATTGAAAGCATTGAGGATTTCGATCCGGAGCGGCTGCAGGATGTGACAGTCGGCTATTATATGACGAAAAATGATAGTGACAACACGTATACACTTGATCCGGTCTGGTATTACAAATACAATGACAGCTGGGCGCGAGTGCCGGTATTAGGAGGAGGGGATCCGGTTGGATTGGAGTAAAACGAAAACCATCTTTATCGTTGTCTTTCTGATCCTGGACATTTTCCTCCTGATTCTGTTTGTTCAAAAATACAATGACAGCCAGCTGGAAACGATTGGGGACCTTTCAACGACGGAGCGGTTAGCTGGTGAAAATGTAACATTGGGAGAGCTGCCGGATGTAGAAGACAGCAGGCCTTATCTCAATGCTGAATATTATCGTTTTATGAGTTCAGATTTACAGGAGCTTGAGGGACAGACGGCAACAATCCGGGAAGGACAGATTCTTGAGTCGGTGCTGACTGAACCGGTTGCGATTGAAGACCCGGAAAATCCTGAGGAACTGAA
Coding sequences:
- a CDS encoding YycH family regulatory protein, with amino-acid sequence MMKRMELLKSILLSLLVVLSLVLTWNVWSYQPASEPYDESETTVENVSISEERTTRDLIQPSRFLVHGEVAVSGTSEENNINTLNALMQEWSIYNVQQNSTFDEEEFRNIVHGSNRIEILYPAEIPFSAYRDIVTFENNTLPEDSFDRVVIDVSGPEDTPFTVYFVHYDNRVVYEGRVDSTYFEDLNSVIVTNAAAIYTPLFAYETGERTIYLPVERREYSKYLYKMTTIDINLFRRALFQNPDAVELNQFGSSRDQYFDQSSNLMEVDRNNNTLSYVNPSAELSTVGRAGELFQKSRRFVNEHEGWVDTYYLYDLDAMDQEVTFRMHEQGLPVFNDNGVAEMYQEWGETRIHQYARSFLTKQFEIPSESDTVSLGSGYDAIEAIESIEDFDPERLQDVTVGYYMTKNDSDNTYTLDPVWYYKYNDSWARVPVLGGGDPVGLE